The genomic region AGCGCGAGGGCCGTGACCCCGGCGGCGCAAAGGAGGCGGCTCGCGCGTTCGAACGTCATCCTCAATCCCCTCGCGGCGCTAGACGCTCACCCGGCTCTCGCGGCCGCCGGCGAGCGCGTCCGCGTACCCCTTGAGCCGCGGGCGGACCGAGCCCTCAAGGAACGCGGTGACCTGTTCGGGCGCCCGGCCGATGAAGCGCGCCGGGTCCGCCGCGATGGCGCGCAGCTCCTCGGCCCCGAGCGGGATGCGGGGATCCGCCGCGAGCCGTTCCAGGAGGTCGTTCGGGAGCCCCTCCTCCTTCACGCGCCGCGCCGCCTCGACCGCGTGATCGCGGATCACCTCGTGGGCCTCCTGGCGGTTCCCGCCGCGCGCCACGGCGGCGACGAGGATCTCCTCGGTCGCGAGGAACGGGAGCTCGGCTACGAGCCGCGCCCGTATCGCCGCCGGGTTGGCCACGAGGCCGCCACCCACGTCGAGGAGGAGTCCGAGCACCGCGTCGGCGAGCAGGTAGGCCTGCGGGATGTCCATGCGCCGGATCGCGGAGTCGTCGAGCGTGCGCTCCATCCACTGGTTCGCGTGGGTGGCTTGGAAGTCGGCCGGCAGGTTCATCAGCTTGCGCGCGAGCGAGCACATCCGCTCCGACCGCATCGGGTTTCGCTTGTACGCCATGGCCGAGGAGCCGACCTGCCTCGCGCCGAACGGCTCGTCGACCTCCTTGAGGCCGGACATGAGCCGCACGTTGACGCCGATCCAGTGCGCCGACGCGCCGATCCCGGCGAGCGCCTCCGCGATCTTCGTGTCGAGCTTGCGCGGGTAGGTCTGGCCCGTCACCGGGAAGGATCCCTCGAAGCCGAGCTTCCGCGACACGAGCGCGTCGATCGCCTCGACCTTCGCGTGATCGCCGCCGAACAGCTTGAGGAACGAGTCCTGCGTCCCGGTCGTGCCCTTGACGCCGCGCGCGACGACGCGCGACGCCGCCCACTCGATCGCGTCGAGATCCGCGAGCAGATCCTGGATCCCGAGGCACAGCCGCTTGCCGAGCGTCGTCGGCTGCGCCGGCTGGAAGTGCGTGGCGCCGAGGACCGGCAGATCCGCGTAGCGCTCGGCGGTGGCCGCAAGGCGATCGATCGCGCGGACCAGATCGTCCCGGATCAGGCCGAGAGCGCGCTTGTGCAGGATGAGGTCGGTATTGCAGACCACGAACTGCGACGTGGCGCCGAGGTGGATGATCCCCGCCGCGGCCGGGCACAGGGCGCCGTAGGCCTTCACGTGGGCCATCACGTCGTGCCGGAGCTCCCGCTCGAGCTTCTCCGCGAGCTCGTAGTCGATGTCGTCCGCGTGCGCGCGCATCTCGGCGAGCGCCTCCTCGGACACGATGCCGGTCAGGCCGAGCTCGCGTTGCGCCTCGGCGAGCGCGATCCAGCACCTGCGCCACGTGCGGAACTTGGTGTCCTCGGAGAAGAGCTCCTGCATGGCGCGGCTCGTGTACCGGCTGACCAGCGGCTCGCGGTAGACGTCTCGATCCATGGGTTTCGACCTCCTTTGGGCTACGCCGTCTTCGCCGCGCGCTCGACCGCCTTGGCAGCGAGCAGCATCAGGATCGCCGCCAGGCCGCAGGCGATCACGAGGATGAGGAACGTCTGCCACAGCTCGAGGCGCACGTAGAATTCGCCCACCTTGCCGGACAGGTAGTTGCCGAGGCCGGTGAAGGCGAACCAGAACCCCTGCATGAGCCCCTTGATCTTGGGCGGCGCCACCTTGGCCACGAGCGACATCCCCATGGGCGAGAGGAACAGCTCCGCTATCGTGAGCGTGAAGAACGTGCCGACGAGCCAGTACGGCGTGACCAGCACCGGCGAGACGCCGCCCGTCGCCTCGAGCGAGGCCGGGCTCTGGAGCCCCTGCGCGCCCGCGACCATGATCACGTACGCGACGGCGCCGATGAACATCCCGTAGGCGATCTTCTTCGGGGTCGACGGCTCGAGGCCGCTCCGGTTGAGCAGGGCGAAGAAGCCGACGACCAGCGGCGTCAGGAACACGACGAACAAGGGGTTGAACGACTGGAACTTCTCGATGTCGATTTGGTTCGAGCTGCCGTAGCTGCCCAGGCACAGCCACACGCCCGCCGCTCCTCCCACGAGAAGCGCCGTTCCGATCAGCCGCTTCCGGATGCCCCCTCGACCGACGAGGAGGATGGCGCCGATGATGCCGCCTATCACGGAGAGGACACCCGGGAGGTCGAAGAAGAGCGTGGTGAGCGGCCCTTGGCGTATCTGCGTGTAGTTCTTCGCGAACAGCGTCAGCGTGTAGCCGCTCTGCTGGAACACCACCCAGAAGAAGACGACGACGGAGTAGACGAGGAACAGCGCGCGGACCCGGCGCCAGTACTCCGACTTCGGGATCTCGACCGCGACGCTCCCCTCGACCTTCTTCTCGCCGCGGTAGTCGGCGTGCTTGAACATCCGCCGCGTCGCGAGGTAGATGCCGAGCGACAGGAGCACGCTCGCCGCGGCGATCCCCCAGCCGGCGTGGTAGCCGTTCGTGAGCGCCGCCAGGTAGTCGTGCGAGAACCGCGTGAGGTCCGTGACGCCCGGCGCCTGGGCCTGGGCGAGCTTCAGGAACTCGGCCGTGCTCTCGAGCTTGCCCTCGAGGAAGCGGTTCGCCATCCCCGGCAGGTTCGGGTCGTAGGTGAAGCCGGCCTGAGCGAGGAAGAGCTTTCGCACCCCGGCGGCGGCGTACGGCGCGAAGAACGCGCCGACGTTGATCCCCATGTAGTAGATGTTGAACGCCGGGTCCTGGAGCTTCTTGTACTGCTCCGGCTCGTACAGCTTGCCCAGGATCACGACCAGGTTGCCCTTGAACAGGCCGGTGCCGAGCGCGATCACGCCGAGCGCCACGTAGACGAACCACTCGCCCGAGGCCGGCACCGCCATCAGCGCGTAGCCGGCCATCATCGTGACGATCCCCATCACGACGGTCCGGCCGTAGCCGATCTTGTCGGCGACGAAGCCGCCGAAGGCGACCAGGCCGTACACGGTGCCGACGAAGATCCCCCAGACGTTGCCGATCTGCGCGTCGGTCCAGCCGAACTTCGCGCCCATGAACAGCGTGAAGATCGAGACGACGGTGTAGTAGCCGAACCGCTCGCCCATGTTCGACAGGCCGAGCGCGAACAGCCCGGCCGGGTGCCCCTTGAACATCGATCCCTCCTCGCTCGAGCGTTGCGCTCCGTCCTTTGTATCGCAGGCTGGCGGGCCTTAGCGAAGGAAATCTGGCGCCGGAGCGGCCCGCGGACAGGGGTGCGCCCGGGATCGGGTCAGGCGAGGAATGCGTCGGGAGATCTTCCGGGGAAGGGGCTGCCGGCTACCAGATGCCGATCATCTCGTTCGACTCGTCGGTCGGGTCGAAGTCGGCCGTGCCGGACCACGCGGCCATGTAGTCGAGCACGGAGATGTAGTCCTCGAGCTCGACGCAGTACCTATTCATGGTGCAGGTGCAGCCCGAGTTGTCGGTCTCGCTGCAGTCGTCCGGGTAGTAGCCGCCGACGGTCCCGCTCATGGCGCCGAACGTGCTCTCGTCGAACAGCACCGCGGGCGCGCCGTCGTAGAGGACCGGCTCGTACCAGTCGGTCGTGCCGTCGCCGTCGTAGTCGACCGGCGTGGTCTCGTACGCCTTCGCGAGGAGGCTGTTCGCGTACTCGAGCACG from Pseudomonadota bacterium harbors:
- the purB gene encoding adenylosuccinate lyase, with translation MDRDVYREPLVSRYTSRAMQELFSEDTKFRTWRRCWIALAEAQRELGLTGIVSEEALAEMRAHADDIDYELAEKLERELRHDVMAHVKAYGALCPAAAGIIHLGATSQFVVCNTDLILHKRALGLIRDDLVRAIDRLAATAERYADLPVLGATHFQPAQPTTLGKRLCLGIQDLLADLDAIEWAASRVVARGVKGTTGTQDSFLKLFGGDHAKVEAIDALVSRKLGFEGSFPVTGQTYPRKLDTKIAEALAGIGASAHWIGVNVRLMSGLKEVDEPFGARQVGSSAMAYKRNPMRSERMCSLARKLMNLPADFQATHANQWMERTLDDSAIRRMDIPQAYLLADAVLGLLLDVGGGLVANPAAIRARLVAELPFLATEEILVAAVARGGNRQEAHEVIRDHAVEAARRVKEEGLPNDLLERLAADPRIPLGAEELRAIAADPARFIGRAPEQVTAFLEGSVRPRLKGYADALAGGRESRVSV
- a CDS encoding peptide MFS transporter is translated as MFKGHPAGLFALGLSNMGERFGYYTVVSIFTLFMGAKFGWTDAQIGNVWGIFVGTVYGLVAFGGFVADKIGYGRTVVMGIVTMMAGYALMAVPASGEWFVYVALGVIALGTGLFKGNLVVILGKLYEPEQYKKLQDPAFNIYYMGINVGAFFAPYAAAGVRKLFLAQAGFTYDPNLPGMANRFLEGKLESTAEFLKLAQAQAPGVTDLTRFSHDYLAALTNGYHAGWGIAAASVLLSLGIYLATRRMFKHADYRGEKKVEGSVAVEIPKSEYWRRVRALFLVYSVVVFFWVVFQQSGYTLTLFAKNYTQIRQGPLTTLFFDLPGVLSVIGGIIGAILLVGRGGIRKRLIGTALLVGGAAGVWLCLGSYGSSNQIDIEKFQSFNPLFVVFLTPLVVGFFALLNRSGLEPSTPKKIAYGMFIGAVAYVIMVAGAQGLQSPASLEATGGVSPVLVTPYWLVGTFFTLTIAELFLSPMGMSLVAKVAPPKIKGLMQGFWFAFTGLGNYLSGKVGEFYVRLELWQTFLILVIACGLAAILMLLAAKAVERAAKTA